The following are encoded together in the Hoplias malabaricus isolate fHopMal1 chromosome 3, fHopMal1.hap1, whole genome shotgun sequence genome:
- the rplp2 gene encoding 60S acidic ribosomal protein P2, producing MRYVAAYLLAVLGGNTNPSAKDIKNILGSVGIEADDERLNKVISELNGKDINEVMNSGLSKLASVPAGGAVSVSAAAAGGGGAPAAGEAPAAEEKKEEKKEESEESDEDMGFGLFD from the exons ATGCGTTACGTGGCCGCTTACCTGTTGGCTGTGCTGGGTGGGAACACCAACCCCTCTGCCAAGGATATAAAGAATATCCTGGGGAGTGTAGGAATCGAGGCCGATGATGAACGTCTTAATAAG GTCATCAGTGAATTAAATGGCAAAGACATCAATGAAGTGATGAATTCCg GTCTCTCAAAGTTAGCCTCCGTGCCGGCAGGTGGTGCTGTTTCAGTCTCAGCCGCTGCTGCTGGTGGCGGTGGGGCTCCAGCAGCTGGGGAAGCAcctgcag cggaagagaaaaaggaggagaagaaagaagaaTCTGAAGAGTCTGATGAAGACATGGGTTTTGGTCTCTTTGATTAA